A region from the Gossypium hirsutum isolate 1008001.06 chromosome A08, Gossypium_hirsutum_v2.1, whole genome shotgun sequence genome encodes:
- the LOC121205004 gene encoding homeobox-leucine zipper protein ATHB-15-like → MHMIFSNGSLVFAPFPGPDSIGIVAISHGCSGVAARACGLVGLDPTRVAEILKDRPSWYRDCRAVDVTNVLSTGNGGTIELLYMQTSGDFQGNNRPHV, encoded by the exons ATGCATATGATATTCTCAAATGGATCTCTTGTTTTTGCTCCCTTT CCTGGTCCGGATTCTATTGGAATTGTTGCTATTTCTCATGGTTGCAGTGGTGTGGCAGCACGTGCATGCGGACTTGTGGGACTAGATCCTACAAGA GTCGCTGAAATCCTTAAAGATCGGCCTTCATGGTATCGTGATTGCCGAGCTGTGGATGTTACAAACGTGTTGTCCACTGGAAATGGTGGAACCATTGAACTGCTTTATATGCAG ACGTCAGGAGATTTTCAAGGAAACAACAGACCACATGTATAA